A region from the Microtus ochrogaster isolate Prairie Vole_2 unplaced genomic scaffold, MicOch1.0 UNK43, whole genome shotgun sequence genome encodes:
- the LOC101981435 gene encoding olfactory receptor 2L13-like: protein MEKWNQSSSDFFLSGLFPQDQIGLLLLLLIISVFLVALLGNSTMIHLIRVDPRLHTPMYFLLSQLSLMDLMDVSAIVPKMAFNFLSGQKSITFLGCGAQAFFFMTMAGSEGLLLASMAYDRFVAICHPLHYPIRMSKMMCLKMIIGSWALGSINSLAHTIYAFHIPYCHSRSINHFFCDVPAMLPLACMDTWVYEYMVFVSTSLFLPLPFLGITASYGRVLFAVFHMLSKEGKKKAFTTCSTHLTVVTFYYAPFAYTYLRPRSLRTPTEDKILAVFYTMLTPMLNPIIYSLRNSEVLGAMTRVFGTLSFMKT from the coding sequence ATGGAGAAATGGAATCAGAGCTCAAGTGATTTCTTTTTGTCGGGGTTGTTTCCACAAGACCAAATTGGCCTACTGCTTTTGCTGCTCATCATCTCCGTATTCCTTGTGGCCTTGCTTGGCAACTCAACTATGATCCACCTTATTCGTGTGGATCCCAGGctccacacccccatgtactttcTCCTCAGTCAGCTCTCTCTCATGGACCTGATGGATGTCTCTGCCATTGTTCCCAAGATGGCATTCAACTTCCTCTCTGGCCAGAAAAGCATCACCTTCCTGGGCTGTGGAGCACAAGCTTTTTTCTTTATGACCATGGCAGGTTCCGAGGGCTTGCTCCTGGCATCTATGGCCTATGACCGTTTTGTGGCCATCTGCCACCCTCTTCATTATCCCATTCGCATGAGCAAAATGATGTGTCTGAAGATGATCATAGGGTCCTGGGCACTTGGCTCCATTAACTCTTTAGCACATACGATCTATGCCTTTCACATTCCTTACTGCCATTCTAGGTCCATTAACCATTTTTTCTGTGATGTCCCAGCCATGCTTCCCCTGGCCTGTATGGACACTTGGGTTTATGAGTACATGGTGTTTGTAAGCACAAGCCTGTTtcttccacttccttttcttGGCATCACAGCTTCTTATGGACGGGTTCTTTTTGCTGTCTTCCATATGCTctcaaaagagggaaagaaaaaggcctTCACCACGTGTTCAACTCACTTAACTGTGGTAACATTTTATTATGCACCATTTGCCTACACTTATCTCCGACCTAGGAGTCTCCGTACACCCACAGAAGATAAGATTCTGGCTGTTTTCTACACTATGCTCACCCCCATGCTCAACCCCATCATCTATAGCCTGAGGAATAGTGAAGTCCTTGGAGCCATGACAAGAGTCTTTGGGACATTGTCTTTCATGAAAACTTGA